The following coding sequences are from one Arcobacter nitrofigilis DSM 7299 window:
- a CDS encoding DEAD/DEAH box helicase, with protein sequence MMTGVYEQLINNLISKKLNSIKEEEFYIKTSKIEKNEASLILTQYLSKIIHFSLNSISGEDSIENQIQLINKIIYLLKNEIEKQDFTENILDINTSLLTAILPKIDSNIVDFEKHLKEITPYTGLTQSELFTGSNTGISLESELRKEILSSNEIYFLVSFIKWAGIRIFEKELREFTSQGKKLKIITTSYMGATDLKAVEFLSSLPNTEVKVSYNTANERLHAKSYLFFRDTGFHTGYIGSSNISKSALTSGLEWNLKVTTSEISHVIDKFKKTFDTYWEDKEFETFTKVDTTKLHQALKSSGIKDKNIASTYFELKPFHYQEEILEQLEAQRKIHNRFKNLIVAATGTGKTVISAFDYKRFKNLNSKAKLLFVAHRKEILKQALATFRGVLRDNNFGELWVDGETAISNEHLFVSVQTLQNNIGNLNLSKEYYDFIIIDEVHHISANSYRPILEKFNPKILLGLTATPERMDNENILSDFCDVIASEIRLPEALNRKLLCPFQYFGISDSIDLKNIKWQNGKYSPTELTEAYNKGNRVGEIISKCEEYLTNINEVIALGFCVSKEHAKFMSEKFNEVGLKSNYLVSGDTSREIRDNIKRSLVSKEINYLFVVDIFNEGVDIPQIDTILFLRPTESLTVFLQQLGRGLRFSDNKECLTVLDFVGNARDEYDFEGKFRSIIGKTNNSVKEEIENEFPHLPLGCSIILEKKAKEHILSNIKKATILGKNKLINKIINYKNDTHLPLNISNFLQINQIEAEAIYKRGSFSSLCFEAGVIKNYDGKNEIEFVRTILKKWLLSNSLSYFEFIKKLIENNFDLSILKSENEKLMLMMFYYDFWQKPKLFNNLEESIKEISLNEVLIKEMKEIIEILIDKINYIEKDIVLPYNVPIKLHSRYTREQILSAFGLNTLTKQYSSREGVLNIKEKNTELLFVTLEKTEDKYSPTTMYDDYAISEKLFHWQSQNSTKPDSPKGKSYINHEKEGKNIVLFVRESNHDKNKNTMTYICLGKVFYKSHYGSQPMSINWELEEEIPPFLWKNIAKMAVG encoded by the coding sequence ATGATGACAGGTGTATATGAACAATTAATAAATAATTTAATCTCAAAAAAACTTAATAGTATAAAAGAAGAAGAATTTTATATTAAAACCTCAAAGATTGAGAAAAATGAAGCTTCACTTATTTTAACTCAGTACTTATCCAAAATTATACATTTTTCTCTAAATTCAATTAGTGGTGAAGATTCAATAGAAAATCAAATTCAGTTGATAAATAAAATTATATATTTACTTAAAAATGAAATTGAAAAACAAGATTTTACAGAAAACATTTTGGATATTAATACTTCTTTATTAACTGCAATACTTCCAAAAATTGACAGTAATATAGTTGATTTTGAAAAGCATTTAAAAGAAATAACTCCTTATACAGGATTAACTCAAAGTGAATTATTTACAGGGAGCAATACTGGAATTTCCTTAGAAAGTGAATTAAGAAAGGAAATACTATCTTCTAATGAAATATATTTTTTAGTTTCCTTTATTAAATGGGCGGGAATAAGAATCTTTGAAAAAGAGTTACGAGAATTTACATCGCAAGGTAAAAAACTAAAGATAATCACAACTTCATACATGGGTGCAACAGATTTAAAAGCAGTTGAATTTTTATCCAGTTTGCCAAATACAGAAGTTAAGGTTTCATATAATACGGCAAATGAAAGGTTACATGCTAAATCATATCTCTTTTTTAGAGACACAGGATTTCATACTGGATATATTGGTTCTTCTAATATCTCAAAAAGTGCATTAACAAGTGGCTTGGAATGGAATTTAAAAGTAACGACTTCTGAAATTTCTCATGTTATAGATAAATTCAAAAAAACTTTTGATACATATTGGGAAGATAAAGAATTTGAAACATTTACTAAAGTAGATACAACTAAATTACATCAAGCACTTAAAAGTAGTGGAATAAAAGACAAAAATATTGCTAGTACTTATTTTGAGTTAAAACCTTTTCATTATCAAGAGGAAATTTTAGAGCAACTGGAAGCTCAACGAAAGATACATAATAGATTTAAAAATTTAATTGTAGCAGCTACAGGAACAGGAAAAACTGTTATAAGTGCATTTGATTATAAAAGATTTAAAAATTTAAATTCTAAAGCAAAATTACTTTTTGTAGCTCATAGAAAAGAGATATTAAAACAGGCATTAGCAACTTTTCGAGGAGTTTTAAGAGATAACAATTTTGGTGAGCTTTGGGTTGATGGAGAAACTGCAATATCAAATGAACATCTTTTTGTTTCTGTTCAAACTTTACAAAATAATATTGGTAATTTAAATTTATCAAAAGAGTATTATGATTTTATTATTATTGATGAAGTTCATCATATCTCTGCAAATAGTTATAGACCTATATTAGAAAAATTTAATCCTAAAATTTTATTGGGATTAACAGCAACTCCTGAGAGAATGGATAATGAAAATATTTTATCGGATTTTTGTGATGTAATTGCGTCTGAAATTAGACTTCCAGAGGCATTAAATAGGAAATTACTTTGCCCTTTTCAATATTTTGGAATAAGTGATAGTATAGATTTAAAAAATATTAAATGGCAAAATGGAAAGTATTCACCAACTGAATTGACAGAAGCTTACAATAAAGGAAATAGAGTTGGTGAAATTATTTCAAAATGTGAAGAATATTTAACAAATATTAATGAAGTTATAGCTTTGGGTTTTTGTGTATCAAAAGAACATGCAAAATTTATGAGTGAAAAATTTAATGAAGTGGGATTAAAATCTAATTATTTAGTTAGTGGAGATACCTCTAGAGAAATAAGAGATAATATAAAAAGAAGTCTAGTATCTAAAGAGATTAACTATTTGTTTGTTGTAGATATTTTTAATGAAGGAGTTGATATTCCTCAAATTGATACAATTTTATTTTTAAGACCAACGGAGAGTTTAACTGTTTTCTTACAACAATTGGGACGGGGATTAAGATTTTCAGATAACAAAGAGTGCTTAACAGTTTTAGATTTTGTTGGTAATGCGAGAGATGAATATGATTTTGAAGGTAAATTTAGAAGTATAATTGGTAAAACGAATAATTCTGTTAAAGAAGAGATAGAAAATGAATTTCCACATTTACCATTAGGTTGTTCAATAATATTAGAAAAGAAAGCTAAAGAACATATATTAAGTAATATTAAAAAAGCCACTATTTTAGGTAAAAACAAGTTGATTAATAAAATTATAAACTACAAAAACGATACTCATTTACCTTTGAATATTAGTAACTTTTTACAAATCAATCAAATAGAAGCAGAGGCAATATACAAAAGAGGGAGTTTTTCTTCTTTATGCTTTGAAGCAGGAGTAATTAAAAATTATGATGGAAAAAATGAAATTGAGTTTGTACGAACAATTTTGAAAAAATGGTTATTATCAAATTCTTTAAGTTATTTTGAGTTTATAAAAAAATTGATAGAGAATAATTTTGATTTATCAATTTTAAAATCGGAAAATGAAAAATTGATGTTAATGATGTTTTATTATGATTTTTGGCAGAAACCAAAGTTATTCAATAATCTAGAAGAATCAATAAAAGAAATATCACTCAATGAAGTACTAATAAAAGAAATGAAAGAGATTATTGAAATTTTAATTGATAAAATAAATTATATAGAGAAAGATATAGTACTTCCATATAATGTTCCTATTAAACTCCATTCGAGATATACAAGAGAACAAATATTATCTGCATTTGGATTAAATACACTTACTAAGCAATATAGCAGTAGAGAAGGTGTTTTAAATATAAAAGAAAAGAATACAGAACTATTATTTGTTACATTAGAAAAAACAGAAGATAAATACTCTCCTACAACTATGTATGATGATTATGCAATTAGTGAAAAGCTTTTTCATTGGCAATCCCAAAACTCAACAAAACCTGATTCTCCTAAAGGAAAATCATATATAAATCATGAAAAAGAAGGCAAAAACATAGTCTTATTTGTAAGAGAATCTAATCATGATAAAAACAAGAATACAATGACTTATATTTGTTTAGGAAAAGTCTTTTATAAATCACATTATGGTAGTCAACCAATGAGCATAAATTGGGAATTAGAAGAAGAAATACCTCCTTTCCTTTGGAAAAATATTGCAAAAATGGCAGTTGGATAA
- the rho gene encoding transcription termination factor Rho: MEETTTQTKKNTPAKGNSTGRKTRTHIPVEGHTIEKLREYPLEELLQIAKKLDVENPQELKRQELMFSILKTQIDQGGFILFTGILEIKDGGFGFLRAMDGNFSDTSNDSYVSATQIKKFALRTGDIVTGQVRPPNKESEKYYALLKIEAINYLPIHESKNRPLFDNLTPLYSTEKFKFEYESHKMTGRILDLFSPMGKGQRGLIVAPPKTGKTELLKELAHGISRNHPEAHLMVLLIDERPEEVTDMQRSVKGDVYSSTFDLPAQNHVRVAEIVIEKAKRMVEMKKDVVILLDSITRLARAYNTVTPSSGKVLSGGVDANALHKPKRFFGAARNIEEGGSLTIISTALIDTGSKMDEVIFEEFKGTGNSEVVLSRDASNKRVYPAVDIIKSGTRKEELLLTPDILQKTWILRNAIASMDEVEALKFLYSKMLKTANNEDFFAGMNE; the protein is encoded by the coding sequence ATGGAAGAGACAACAACTCAAACTAAAAAGAATACTCCTGCAAAAGGAAATTCTACTGGCAGAAAAACTAGGACGCATATCCCTGTAGAAGGGCATACAATTGAAAAACTAAGAGAATATCCTTTAGAAGAACTACTTCAAATAGCTAAAAAACTCGATGTTGAAAACCCTCAAGAGCTTAAAAGACAAGAACTTATGTTCTCAATTTTGAAAACTCAAATCGACCAAGGTGGATTTATACTTTTCACAGGTATTTTAGAGATAAAAGATGGTGGATTTGGTTTTTTAAGAGCAATGGATGGAAATTTTTCTGATACATCTAATGATTCTTATGTAAGTGCAACACAAATTAAGAAGTTTGCACTAAGAACTGGGGATATTGTAACTGGACAAGTTAGGCCTCCAAATAAAGAGAGTGAAAAATATTATGCTCTACTTAAAATCGAAGCAATCAATTACCTACCAATCCACGAATCAAAAAACAGACCACTATTTGATAACTTAACACCTTTATACTCAACTGAAAAGTTTAAATTCGAATATGAATCACATAAAATGACAGGGAGAATCTTAGATTTATTCTCTCCTATGGGTAAAGGTCAAAGGGGACTTATCGTTGCTCCTCCAAAAACTGGTAAAACAGAACTTTTAAAAGAACTAGCACATGGTATTTCAAGAAATCACCCAGAAGCTCACTTGATGGTTTTATTAATAGATGAAAGACCAGAAGAAGTTACAGATATGCAAAGAAGTGTAAAAGGTGATGTTTACTCTTCTACTTTTGACTTACCTGCACAAAATCATGTAAGAGTTGCGGAAATCGTTATTGAAAAAGCAAAAAGAATGGTTGAGATGAAAAAAGATGTAGTTATCTTACTTGATTCAATCACAAGATTAGCAAGAGCATACAATACAGTAACTCCAAGTAGCGGAAAAGTACTTTCAGGTGGGGTTGATGCAAATGCACTACACAAACCAAAAAGATTCTTCGGAGCTGCTAGAAATATAGAAGAGGGTGGAAGTTTAACTATCATCTCAACTGCACTTATAGATACAGGTTCAAAAATGGACGAAGTTATTTTCGAAGAGTTCAAAGGAACTGGAAATAGTGAAGTTGTACTTAGCCGAGATGCTTCAAACAAAAGAGTTTACCCAGCTGTTGATATTATCAAATCAGGTACAAGAAAAGAAGAACTTCTTCTTACTCCAGATATCTTACAAAAAACATGGATACTAAGAAATGCAATTGCTAGCATGGATGAAGTAGAAGCGTTGAAATTTCTTTATAGTAAGATGTTAAAGACGGCGAATAATGAAGACTTTTTCGCAGGAATGAACGAATAG
- a CDS encoding peroxiredoxin: MLVTKKAPDFTATAVLADGQIVEDFNLYENIGEKGAVVFFYPLDFTFVCPSEIIAFSKRADEFKERGVSIIGVSVDSQFSHFAWRETPIENGGIGRVKFPLVADLSKQISKDFDVLFGESVALRGSFLIDADGTVRHAVINDLPLGRNIDEMIRMVDTMLFTNEHGEVCPAGWQKGDEGMKDTTEGVAEYLSKNADKL; the protein is encoded by the coding sequence ATGTTAGTTACAAAAAAAGCTCCAGATTTTACAGCAACAGCTGTACTTGCAGACGGTCAAATAGTTGAGGATTTTAATTTATATGAAAACATTGGTGAAAAAGGTGCAGTTGTATTTTTTTACCCATTAGACTTTACATTTGTTTGTCCTTCTGAAATCATTGCATTCTCAAAAAGAGCTGATGAATTCAAAGAAAGAGGAGTATCAATTATTGGTGTTTCTGTTGATTCACAATTCTCACACTTTGCTTGGAGAGAAACTCCTATTGAAAATGGTGGAATTGGAAGAGTTAAATTCCCATTAGTTGCTGACTTAAGTAAACAAATTTCAAAAGATTTTGATGTATTATTTGGTGAATCAGTTGCATTAAGAGGTTCTTTCTTAATTGATGCTGATGGAACTGTAAGACATGCAGTAATCAATGACTTACCATTAGGAAGAAACATTGATGAAATGATTAGAATGGTAGATACAATGTTATTTACAAATGAGCATGGTGAAGTTTGTCCAGCTGGTTGGCAAAAAGGTGACGAAGGTATGAAAGATACTACTGAAGGTGTTGCTGAATATTTATCTAAAAATGCAGATAAATTATAA
- a CDS encoding 4Fe-4S dicluster domain-containing protein yields the protein MAVVITDTCISCDACLDECPVEAIVDNDENPTGEDIYYVYEDKCVECIGHNDTPACADACPTEGCIVWGENPDTEGVVAGTPCVED from the coding sequence ATGGCAGTAGTAATTACTGATACATGTATAAGCTGTGATGCTTGCCTTGACGAATGTCCAGTTGAAGCTATAGTTGATAATGACGAAAATCCTACAGGTGAAGATATTTATTATGTATATGAAGACAAATGTGTTGAGTGTATAGGTCATAATGACACACCAGCATGTGCTGATGCATGTCCAACAGAAGGGTGTATTGTATGGGGTGAAAATCCTGATACAGAAGGCGTTGTTGCTGGTACACCTTGTGTAGAAGACTAA
- the ndk gene encoding nucleoside-diphosphate kinase, whose protein sequence is MEQTLSIIKPDAVAKNVVGKILDRFESAGLRIAATRKMQLSRADAEAFYAVHAERPFFGELVEFMISGPVVVSVLEGVNAMSINRDLMGATNPKEAAAGTIRADFADSIDANAVHGSDSVENAANEIKFFFSDREIC, encoded by the coding sequence ATGGAACAAACGTTATCTATCATCAAACCTGATGCTGTTGCTAAAAATGTTGTAGGAAAAATCTTAGATAGATTTGAATCTGCGGGACTAAGAATTGCTGCTACTAGAAAAATGCAATTAAGTAGAGCTGATGCTGAAGCTTTTTATGCTGTACACGCTGAGAGACCATTTTTTGGTGAATTAGTAGAATTTATGATTTCTGGACCTGTTGTAGTTTCAGTTTTAGAAGGTGTTAATGCAATGTCTATCAACAGAGATTTAATGGGTGCTACTAATCCTAAAGAAGCTGCTGCTGGTACAATTAGAGCTGATTTTGCTGATTCTATTGATGCAAATGCAGTTCATGGTTCTGATTCTGTAGAGAATGCAGCTAATGAAATTAAATTTTTCTTTTCAGATAGAGAAATCTGTTAA
- the rpmF gene encoding 50S ribosomal protein L32: MAVPKRRVSHSRSAKRRTHYKITLKRPVKDSDGTWKMPHTVNPNTGEYKN, encoded by the coding sequence ATGGCAGTACCAAAGAGAAGAGTATCACACTCAAGATCAGCGAAGAGAAGAACTCACTATAAAATTACATTAAAAAGACCTGTAAAAGATAGTGATGGAACTTGGAAAATGCCTCATACGGTAAATCCAAATACTGGCGAATATAAAAACTAA
- the plsX gene encoding phosphate acyltransferase PlsX, giving the protein MLKIAIDAMGGDFGPEPIIDGLIAALRINTAFSAIAVGRKEELLKLIPPEYLRRIEILDCNDVISMQDHATDALKRKDSSIYQAIELVKNGQADAVVSAGHSGASMSLATLRIGRIKGVTRPAIATLMPTSENQNTLVLDVGANVDCDEKNLFEFAVMGQIYAQDVLKLDEPIIGLLSNGEEESKGNEVTRAAYELLANSQIKNFAGNVEGSDIFKGTVDVVVCDGFIGNILLKTAEGVADTIGQILKKNLKRSLISIAGAVLMRKVFKSLKVRVDYAEYGGAPLLGVKAPVIIAHGKSNPKAIKNAINQAISAASSRLEQDIEDKLAKYRNF; this is encoded by the coding sequence ATGCTAAAAATAGCAATTGACGCGATGGGTGGGGACTTCGGTCCCGAACCTATTATAGACGGCCTTATAGCCGCACTTAGAATAAACACAGCTTTTTCTGCAATTGCTGTAGGTAGAAAAGAAGAACTACTAAAACTTATCCCACCTGAATACTTACGAAGAATAGAAATCCTTGATTGTAATGATGTTATATCTATGCAAGACCATGCAACTGATGCACTAAAAAGAAAAGATAGCTCTATTTATCAAGCTATTGAACTTGTAAAAAATGGTCAAGCAGATGCTGTTGTTTCAGCAGGACATTCTGGGGCTTCTATGTCTTTAGCAACGCTAAGAATCGGAAGAATTAAAGGTGTTACGAGACCTGCTATTGCAACACTTATGCCAACTAGTGAAAATCAAAATACTTTAGTATTAGATGTAGGAGCAAATGTTGATTGTGATGAAAAAAATCTTTTTGAATTTGCAGTTATGGGACAAATCTACGCTCAAGATGTTTTGAAACTTGATGAACCAATTATTGGATTACTAAGTAATGGGGAAGAAGAATCAAAAGGTAACGAAGTTACTAGAGCAGCTTATGAATTATTAGCTAACTCACAAATTAAGAATTTTGCTGGAAATGTTGAAGGTAGTGATATCTTCAAAGGGACAGTAGATGTTGTAGTTTGTGATGGATTTATTGGAAATATTTTATTAAAAACAGCCGAAGGTGTAGCAGATACTATTGGTCAAATATTGAAAAAAAATCTAAAAAGATCTCTAATCTCTATTGCAGGTGCTGTATTGATGAGAAAAGTCTTCAAATCGCTAAAAGTTAGAGTTGATTATGCAGAATATGGTGGAGCTCCTTTATTAGGTGTTAAAGCTCCAGTGATAATAGCCCATGGAAAATCAAATCCAAAAGCTATAAAAAATGCAATAAATCAAGCTATAAGTGCAGCGAGTTCTAGACTAGAACAAGATATAGAAGATAAACTTGCAAAATATAGAAATTTTTAA
- a CDS encoding beta-ketoacyl-ACP synthase III — MAYAAFRSIGAYIPEKIMTNADFEKIMDTSDEWITKRTGIKERRVAAKDEFPSDMGANAARIAIQRAGIDQADIDLIVCATVTPDYLCMPSTACVLASKLGLRDVQAFDISAACTGFIYALSIAKAFIESGMKKNVLIVGAEKYTSILNYEDRGTAFIFGDGAGAAIISATDKKEEAIVDVKCSSDGDYDHLIMTPGGGSRNPCSPKVVEQKLACIQMKGGETFKLAVKTLTSDVKEMFEKHNLNPENINHFIPHQANYRIIKAVGEALGLNDEQTVVTVHKYGNTSAASIPMAMNYAYEQGRIKAGDNVLFDAFGAGLTWGSALFPFSPKK; from the coding sequence ATGGCTTACGCAGCTTTTAGATCAATAGGTGCTTACATACCAGAAAAAATCATGACGAATGCAGATTTTGAAAAAATCATGGATACGTCAGATGAATGGATAACAAAAAGAACTGGTATAAAAGAAAGAAGGGTAGCAGCAAAGGATGAATTTCCATCTGATATGGGTGCAAATGCAGCCAGAATTGCTATTCAAAGAGCAGGAATAGACCAAGCTGACATAGACCTGATTGTTTGTGCAACTGTAACTCCTGACTACCTTTGTATGCCCTCAACTGCTTGTGTACTAGCATCAAAATTAGGTTTAAGAGATGTACAAGCTTTCGACATAAGTGCTGCTTGTACAGGATTTATATATGCTTTATCTATTGCAAAAGCATTTATTGAATCTGGTATGAAAAAAAATGTACTTATTGTTGGTGCTGAAAAATATACTTCTATTTTAAATTATGAAGATAGAGGAACTGCTTTTATTTTTGGAGATGGTGCAGGTGCAGCTATTATATCTGCAACTGATAAAAAAGAAGAAGCAATAGTTGATGTAAAATGTTCTAGTGATGGTGATTATGATCACTTAATCATGACGCCAGGTGGAGGAAGTAGAAATCCTTGTTCTCCTAAAGTAGTAGAGCAAAAACTAGCATGTATCCAAATGAAAGGTGGCGAAACTTTTAAATTAGCAGTTAAAACTTTAACTTCTGATGTAAAAGAGATGTTTGAAAAACATAATCTAAATCCAGAAAATATTAACCACTTTATTCCTCATCAAGCAAACTATAGAATTATAAAAGCTGTTGGTGAAGCTTTAGGATTAAATGACGAGCAAACTGTTGTAACTGTACATAAATATGGAAATACTTCAGCAGCTTCTATTCCTATGGCTATGAACTATGCTTATGAACAAGGAAGAATAAAAGCTGGTGATAATGTACTTTTTGATGCATTTGGAGCTGGACTTACTTGGGGAAGCGCTTTATTCCCATTCTCACCTAAAAAATAA
- a CDS encoding transglutaminase-like cysteine peptidase has translation MKTITFILLISTLIYGHTLQFTQADIAKIKTDPNESAIIKRVQNYEELEKKIKNFSTIRKLGHINSFYNSILPEQDKQKYGISDYWSTRKEFLIAGRGDCEDYTIAKYFSLLENGFSKDSLFLAVVKVKGYTTNHMVLFYFKSRDEIPYVLDNLSFKVLPLNKRPRLHVKFIFNEKESFLMKNDKISKKVRVNWGKDDKWNNLLKRVYVNKE, from the coding sequence ATGAAAACAATTACATTTATTTTACTGATTTCAACATTAATATATGGTCATACTTTGCAGTTTACACAAGCTGACATAGCAAAGATAAAAACAGATCCAAATGAAAGTGCCATTATAAAAAGAGTACAAAACTATGAAGAGTTAGAAAAAAAGATAAAAAATTTCTCTACAATTAGAAAACTTGGTCATATAAATAGTTTTTACAATAGTATACTTCCAGAACAAGATAAACAAAAGTATGGAATAAGTGATTATTGGAGTACAAGAAAAGAGTTTCTAATTGCAGGGAGAGGTGATTGTGAAGATTATACTATTGCCAAATATTTTTCCCTTCTTGAAAATGGATTTTCAAAAGATAGTCTTTTTTTGGCAGTTGTAAAAGTTAAAGGATATACTACAAACCACATGGTTTTATTTTATTTTAAATCAAGAGATGAGATTCCATATGTCTTAGATAATCTTAGTTTTAAAGTACTACCTTTAAATAAAAGACCAAGATTACATGTAAAATTTATCTTCAATGAAAAGGAATCCTTCCTCATGAAAAATGATAAAATAAGTAAAAAGGTAAGAGTCAATTGGGGCAAAGATGATAAATGGAATAATTTATTAAAAAGGGTTTATGTAAATAAGGAATAA
- a CDS encoding Cj0069 family protein, translating into MKNTIFIIEYAKGSDKGFDGFRPDTKPILDAIEKVTEFKTEIVFYRPNRKYDLLDYLKEKAVAVISRINPGNLKEVDEYFQFLKALGNSGITVHTHPDVMINLDFKDILAKLKGTQLGDDESYFYHTFTDFATRFPADLDKHGIRVLKTNYGSTGEGVYLVSKKDDGSIFSVEAVNNQKFYYDDINEFLHKFEPKFEDNVSEYAAYFTGKTGFVGCRYLERISEGEIRVLLVNDKPISVVHKKPQEGQFSATLFSGAKYKYESPNESKWKAVVELTMNGLKDLKPYLNGQNYPLLWTMDYILDYNEDGSDKYILSEINCSCVGITSELQYAKNVAEVFISKKKK; encoded by the coding sequence ATGAAAAATACTATATTCATAATTGAATATGCAAAAGGAAGTGATAAAGGCTTTGATGGTTTTCGACCAGATACAAAACCAATACTAGATGCTATAGAAAAAGTAACAGAATTTAAGACTGAAATTGTATTTTATAGACCAAATAGAAAATATGATTTATTAGATTATTTAAAAGAAAAAGCAGTTGCAGTAATAAGTAGAATCAATCCTGGTAATTTAAAAGAAGTAGATGAGTACTTTCAGTTTTTAAAGGCTTTGGGAAATTCTGGTATTACAGTACATACTCATCCAGACGTTATGATAAATCTTGATTTTAAAGATATTTTAGCCAAATTAAAAGGAACACAATTAGGAGATGATGAAAGCTACTTTTATCACACCTTTACAGATTTTGCTACAAGGTTTCCAGCTGATTTAGATAAACATGGAATAAGAGTTTTAAAGACAAATTATGGTTCAACAGGTGAGGGTGTTTATTTGGTCTCTAAAAAAGATGACGGTTCTATATTTTCTGTGGAAGCTGTGAATAATCAAAAGTTTTATTATGATGATATCAATGAGTTTTTACATAAATTTGAACCAAAGTTTGAAGATAATGTTTCAGAATATGCCGCATATTTTACGGGGAAAACTGGCTTTGTTGGGTGTAGGTATTTAGAACGAATAAGTGAGGGAGAGATAAGAGTTTTACTTGTAAATGATAAGCCTATCTCAGTTGTTCATAAAAAGCCACAAGAGGGACAATTCTCTGCAACACTATTTTCAGGTGCAAAATATAAATATGAATCACCAAATGAATCAAAATGGAAAGCGGTAGTAGAACTTACAATGAATGGATTAAAAGATTTGAAACCCTATCTAAATGGTCAAAACTACCCTTTGCTTTGGACTATGGATTATATTTTAGATTATAATGAAGATGGAAGTGATAAATATATTTTATCAGAGATAAATTGCTCATGTGTAGGAATTACAAGTGAACTTCAATACGCAAAAAATGTAGCTGAAGTTTTTATTTCAAAAAAGAAAAAATAG
- a CDS encoding aminotransferase class IV family protein, whose protein sequence is MEYFETIKCEDKEVFNLSFHNLRISNTIGKNIDLNEYIYPLNSKLLKCKVIYNDDEIVDVRYDEYKKREINSFKIVYDDKIEYSKKYLNRSSLDELYAKKEDANEIIIFKNFLLTDTSIANIALYDGSNWYTPKKPLLNGTTRQRYLESKDIIEKDLSIEDLKSVSKLALMNAMIDFTIIENPIFIY, encoded by the coding sequence ATGGAATATTTTGAAACAATCAAGTGTGAAGATAAAGAGGTATTTAATCTTAGTTTTCACAATTTAAGAATATCCAATACTATAGGAAAAAATATAGATTTGAATGAATATATATATCCCTTAAATAGTAAACTTTTAAAATGCAAAGTTATATATAACGATGATGAAATAGTAGATGTAAGATATGATGAATACAAAAAAAGAGAGATAAATAGTTTTAAAATAGTTTATGATGATAAAATTGAGTATTCAAAAAAGTATCTTAATAGGAGTTCTTTAGATGAACTTTATGCAAAAAAAGAAGATGCTAATGAGATTATTATTTTTAAAAACTTTTTATTAACCGACACTTCTATTGCAAATATTGCCTTATATGATGGCTCTAATTGGTATACACCTAAAAAACCTTTATTAAATGGTACTACAAGACAAAGATATCTTGAGTCAAAAGATATTATTGAAAAAGATCTTTCAATTGAAGATTTAAAATCAGTTTCAAAACTTGCACTTATGAATGCAATGATTGATTTTACTATTATAGAAAATCCTATTTTTATCTATTAA